From the genome of Nocardia sp. NBC_01503, one region includes:
- a CDS encoding zinc-binding dehydrogenase: protein MRAVEAKAFGEPDVLAVTEIADPVAGEGEVVVAAAAADVMFLDTLLRSGRGKDYFPVRPPFVPGGAVSGIVESVGPGVDAEWIGRRVATPTAASGIGSGTPTGGYAEKVLARADTLAVVPDALSLEQAVALVHDGRTALAVADRADMRTGEWVLITAAAGGLGTLLIQLARSAGARVAAAARGEAKLALAQRLGAEAVVDYSEPDWVEQVRELTGGVQAVLDGAGGDIGRVSLGAMAPGGRLIGYGNAAGGFAAIDAEVAAAQGITVVSLFEITGETTDWNALHDRAQAEAAAGRLEVVIGQRFPLADAAAAHAAIESRAAAGRTILTV, encoded by the coding sequence ATGCGCGCAGTGGAGGCCAAGGCATTCGGTGAGCCGGACGTGCTCGCGGTGACCGAGATCGCGGACCCGGTCGCGGGGGAAGGAGAGGTGGTGGTCGCTGCGGCCGCCGCCGATGTCATGTTCCTGGATACCCTGCTGCGTAGTGGCAGGGGCAAGGACTATTTCCCCGTGCGCCCACCCTTCGTGCCGGGCGGCGCGGTCTCGGGAATCGTGGAGTCGGTCGGCCCCGGCGTGGACGCCGAGTGGATCGGGCGCCGAGTCGCGACCCCGACCGCGGCCAGTGGAATCGGTTCGGGGACACCGACGGGCGGATACGCGGAGAAGGTGCTGGCCAGGGCCGACACCCTGGCGGTCGTGCCGGACGCGCTGAGTCTGGAGCAGGCCGTGGCGCTGGTGCACGACGGCCGCACCGCTCTCGCGGTCGCGGACCGGGCGGATATGCGGACGGGGGAGTGGGTGCTGATCACCGCTGCCGCGGGCGGATTGGGGACCCTGCTCATCCAGCTCGCCCGATCGGCGGGTGCGCGGGTCGCCGCGGCGGCCCGTGGCGAGGCGAAACTCGCACTGGCGCAACGACTCGGGGCCGAGGCGGTCGTCGACTACTCCGAGCCCGACTGGGTCGAGCAGGTGCGCGAGCTGACCGGCGGGGTGCAGGCCGTTCTCGACGGTGCGGGCGGTGATATCGGCCGGGTCAGCCTCGGGGCCATGGCTCCCGGTGGCCGTCTCATCGGATATGGCAACGCGGCAGGCGGATTCGCCGCCATCGACGCGGAAGTCGCTGCGGCACAGGGCATCACGGTGGTTTCCCTGTTCGAGATCACCGGCGAGACCACCGATTGGAACGCCCTGCACGACCGCGCTCAGGCCGAAGCCGCCGCAGGTCGGCTCGAAGTGGTGATCGGCCAGCGCTTTCCCCTCGCCGACGCGGCGGCCGCCCACGCCGCCATCGAATCGCGCGCCGCGGCCGGGCGCACAATTCTGACCGTCTGA
- a CDS encoding MFS transporter: MDTTIGVLSKERKTIILITCCLSLLISSMDATIVNVAIPTIRTDLGAPLTRLQWIVDIYTLTLASLLMLSGALADRFGRKRLFRIGLFVFALGSLLCSIAPTIEFLIGARFLQAIGGSMLNPVAMSIITTVFTGRMERARAVGVWGAVVGISTAMGPLVGGLLIDSLGWQSVFWINLPIVAVALILTTLFVPESKSQHPRGMDVAGQLLAIAFMFTLVFGLIEHKPIIFALTASALAAFLRHEGRHPTPFIDLRFFRSFPFASATLTAICAFAALGAFLFDVSLYLQGVRHFSAVHSGLLYLPMALGMLVFSPVSGRLVGRYGTRPSLVVAGVFMTAAAVGLTRMAPDTAVWQLVVLFALFGIGFGMVNAPITTAAVSGMPLDRAGAASAVASTSRQVGVSLGVALCGALTGAGLWWTIAALALTVPMLGVAANTPWAYRTRDRVAPLLEQKVPAHV, encoded by the coding sequence GTGGATACAACCATTGGCGTGCTCAGCAAAGAGCGCAAGACGATCATTCTGATCACCTGCTGTCTCAGCCTGCTGATCTCCTCCATGGACGCGACCATCGTCAACGTCGCCATCCCGACCATCCGAACCGATCTCGGCGCGCCGCTCACCCGGCTGCAGTGGATCGTCGATATCTACACCCTCACCCTGGCGAGCCTGCTCATGCTCTCGGGTGCGCTGGCCGACCGCTTCGGCCGCAAACGACTCTTCCGCATCGGCCTGTTCGTCTTCGCGCTCGGCTCACTGCTGTGCAGTATCGCGCCCACCATCGAATTCCTCATCGGCGCAAGGTTTTTGCAGGCCATCGGTGGTTCCATGCTGAATCCCGTTGCCATGTCGATCATTACCACCGTCTTCACCGGGCGCATGGAACGCGCACGGGCCGTGGGTGTTTGGGGTGCGGTGGTCGGCATCTCGACCGCTATGGGACCGCTGGTCGGCGGTCTGCTGATCGACAGCCTGGGCTGGCAGTCGGTGTTCTGGATCAACCTGCCGATCGTGGCCGTCGCACTCATTCTGACCACACTCTTCGTGCCCGAGTCCAAATCGCAGCATCCGCGTGGAATGGACGTGGCCGGACAGCTTTTGGCCATCGCCTTCATGTTCACCCTGGTCTTCGGCCTGATCGAGCACAAACCGATCATCTTCGCGCTGACCGCCAGCGCGCTGGCCGCCTTCCTCCGGCATGAGGGACGGCATCCGACGCCATTCATCGACCTGCGCTTCTTCCGCAGCTTCCCGTTCGCCTCGGCCACCCTCACCGCGATCTGCGCCTTCGCGGCACTGGGCGCGTTCCTGTTCGACGTCTCGCTGTATCTGCAAGGGGTACGGCATTTCTCGGCCGTGCACTCCGGTCTGCTCTACCTGCCGATGGCCCTGGGCATGCTGGTCTTCTCGCCGGTCTCGGGCCGGTTGGTCGGCCGGTACGGCACCCGGCCGTCGCTGGTCGTCGCGGGCGTCTTCATGACCGCGGCCGCCGTCGGTCTGACCCGGATGGCGCCGGACACTGCCGTATGGCAGCTGGTGGTGCTGTTCGCGTTGTTCGGTATCGGATTCGGCATGGTCAATGCCCCCATCACCACCGCGGCGGTCAGCGGTATGCCACTGGATCGCGCGGGTGCGGCATCCGCGGTCGCCTCCACCAGCCGTCAGGTCGGGGTGAGTCTCGGTGTGGCACTGTGTGGTGCGCTCACCGGGGCGGGGCTGTGGTGGACCATCGCCGCGCTCGCCCTCACCGTCCCCATGCTCGGCGTGGCGGCGAACACCCCGTGGGCGTACCGTACCCGCGATCGTGTCGCACCCCTGCTCGAACAGAAGGTTCCCGCCCATGTCTGA
- a CDS encoding MarR family winged helix-turn-helix transcriptional regulator, with amino-acid sequence MSDVPTPDEVWGQLTHLVMDSRDGWRRAVVERTGLPFSRFRVMKRLLPGPISVKQLAHAAAMDAPAATVTVNDLEQRGLVVREIDPTNRRCKLVSLTPAGRELILDALATPDPAPAAVAALTPAELRTLAELLRKLAE; translated from the coding sequence ATGTCTGACGTGCCCACCCCCGATGAGGTCTGGGGGCAGCTCACCCATCTGGTGATGGACAGTCGAGATGGCTGGCGACGCGCCGTTGTCGAGCGAACCGGATTGCCGTTCAGCAGGTTTCGCGTCATGAAGCGACTGCTGCCCGGACCGATCTCGGTCAAACAGCTCGCGCACGCGGCCGCCATGGACGCGCCCGCCGCCACCGTCACCGTCAATGATCTGGAGCAGCGCGGACTGGTGGTGCGCGAGATCGATCCGACCAACCGGCGCTGCAAACTGGTCTCGCTCACCCCGGCCGGGCGCGAACTCATCCTGGACGCGCTCGCCACCCCCGATCCCGCGCCCGCCGCCGTCGCCGCCCTCACCCCGGCCGAACTGCGCACACTCGCGGAGTTGCTGCGCAAGCTCGCGGAGTGA
- a CDS encoding N-acetylmuramoyl-L-alanine amidase yields MRNRHWKAMAAICGALLIAAGGTGAAATPVRPKTEWPALPVFPIAERTVVLDPGHNGGTAGHLDEINAQVPDGRGGMKACNTTGTNANDGYSEHEFTFDVALRMRDLLSARGIHVVMSRDNDNGFGPCVDERGTLGQRVGAAAVVSIHADGAPAGAHGFHVAYSSPAVNDSQGEPSNRLATTLRDGLVGAGFTTSTYIGSNGMNPRADLAGLNLAERPAALVECGNMRDPDDAAMLESPDGRARLATALTNAVLAYLG; encoded by the coding sequence GTGCGTAACCGACACTGGAAAGCTATGGCGGCCATCTGCGGTGCACTACTGATCGCGGCAGGGGGAACGGGGGCCGCCGCGACGCCCGTGCGGCCCAAGACGGAATGGCCTGCGCTGCCGGTCTTTCCGATCGCCGAGCGGACGGTGGTGCTCGATCCCGGCCACAACGGCGGTACGGCGGGGCACCTCGATGAGATCAATGCGCAGGTCCCGGACGGGCGCGGCGGTATGAAGGCGTGCAATACCACCGGCACCAATGCCAATGACGGCTACTCCGAGCACGAATTCACCTTCGACGTGGCGCTGCGCATGCGGGATCTGCTCAGCGCGCGCGGGATTCACGTGGTCATGAGCCGCGACAATGACAATGGCTTCGGCCCCTGTGTCGACGAGCGCGGGACGCTCGGGCAGCGGGTCGGTGCGGCGGCCGTGGTCTCCATTCACGCCGATGGCGCGCCCGCGGGTGCGCACGGCTTCCACGTGGCCTACTCCTCGCCCGCGGTGAATGATTCGCAGGGTGAGCCGTCCAACCGGTTGGCGACCACGCTGCGCGACGGGTTGGTCGGCGCGGGCTTCACCACCTCCACCTATATCGGCTCGAACGGTATGAATCCGCGCGCCGATCTGGCCGGGCTCAATCTCGCCGAGCGACCGGCGGCCCTGGTGGAATGCGGCAATATGCGCGATCCGGACGATGCCGCAATGCTCGAATCCCCGGATGGCCGTGCCCGATTGGCGACGGCCCTCACCAACGCCGTCCTGGCGTATCTCGGCTGA
- a CDS encoding amino acid transporter, with product MTTTQVRPRSRFAAWLLEDAGEQHSQIPGPMAKRAPKEHQHSWWKVMCLTGVDYFSTLGYQPGIAALAAGVLSPLATLVLVALTLLGALPVYRRVAKESPHGGGSIAMLAKFLPNWWGKILILVLLGFAATDFTITMTLSAADGAAHIVENPLMPDALHGHNMLITLVLLALLAAVFLKGFSEAISIAVVLVGVYLSLNLVVAVVGVVRVITHGSMVTDWTHALTTQHGSPIAMIGVALLVFPKLALGMSGFETGVAVMPQIKGCPEDTEEYPRMRIVGARKLLSTAALIMSGFLIVSSLITTILIPEDAFKDGGPANGRALAYLAHERLGNAFGTVYDISTIAILWFAGASAMAGLLNLVPRYLPRFGMAPEWARQIRPLVLVFAAVSFGITWYFDASVDAQGAAYATGVLVLITSAAVAVTLSAARQQQRSRVIGFSVVTLILIYTTIDNVIEKPEGAQLALLFVIAVLVVSFASRFRRAFELRAVTVTFDEKAAAMIDSLAARGEVRIVTHEIDKREPEEYAEKEADQRRESHIPEEEPILFLEVIVKDPSEFSTELLVTDVEIDKYHILSVEAAAVPNCIAAILLAIRDRTGAPPHVYFEWTEGNPLMNLLRFMFFGEGEVAPVTREILRRAVPRRSQRPHVHVDS from the coding sequence TTGACCACGACCCAGGTGCGGCCACGCTCGCGATTCGCGGCCTGGCTGCTGGAGGACGCGGGGGAGCAACACTCCCAAATACCCGGACCCATGGCCAAACGCGCGCCCAAGGAACATCAGCATTCCTGGTGGAAGGTGATGTGCCTGACCGGTGTCGACTACTTCTCGACGCTGGGCTATCAGCCCGGTATCGCGGCGTTGGCCGCGGGCGTGCTGTCACCGCTGGCCACGCTGGTGCTGGTGGCGCTGACCCTGCTGGGCGCGCTACCGGTGTATCGCCGGGTCGCCAAGGAGAGTCCGCACGGCGGCGGTTCGATCGCCATGCTCGCCAAATTCCTGCCGAACTGGTGGGGCAAGATTCTGATTCTGGTGCTGCTCGGCTTCGCGGCGACCGACTTCACGATCACCATGACGCTCTCGGCGGCCGACGGTGCGGCGCATATCGTCGAGAATCCGCTGATGCCCGATGCGCTGCACGGGCACAACATGCTCATCACGCTGGTACTGCTGGCCTTGCTGGCGGCGGTGTTCCTCAAGGGGTTCAGTGAGGCGATCAGCATCGCGGTGGTGCTGGTCGGGGTCTACCTATCGCTGAATCTGGTTGTCGCCGTGGTCGGTGTGGTGCGGGTGATCACGCACGGATCCATGGTGACCGACTGGACGCACGCGCTGACCACGCAGCACGGCAGTCCGATCGCCATGATCGGCGTCGCGCTGCTGGTGTTCCCGAAACTCGCGCTGGGCATGTCCGGATTCGAGACCGGTGTGGCGGTCATGCCGCAGATCAAGGGCTGTCCGGAGGACACCGAGGAGTATCCGCGCATGCGGATCGTCGGCGCGCGCAAGCTGCTCAGCACCGCCGCGTTGATCATGAGCGGCTTCCTCATCGTGTCGAGCCTCATCACCACCATTCTGATTCCGGAGGACGCGTTCAAGGACGGTGGCCCGGCCAATGGTCGCGCGCTGGCATATCTGGCGCATGAGCGTCTGGGCAATGCCTTCGGCACCGTCTACGACATCAGCACCATCGCCATCCTGTGGTTCGCGGGTGCGTCGGCCATGGCGGGCCTGCTGAATCTGGTGCCGCGGTATCTGCCGCGCTTCGGTATGGCCCCGGAGTGGGCGCGCCAGATCCGGCCGCTGGTACTGGTTTTCGCCGCGGTGTCCTTCGGCATCACCTGGTACTTCGATGCCAGCGTCGACGCACAGGGCGCGGCGTACGCGACCGGTGTGCTCGTGCTCATCACCTCCGCCGCGGTCGCGGTGACGCTGTCGGCGGCCCGCCAGCAGCAGCGGTCGCGGGTGATCGGTTTCAGCGTGGTGACGCTGATCCTGATCTACACCACCATCGACAATGTGATCGAGAAGCCCGAGGGCGCGCAGTTGGCCCTGCTCTTCGTCATCGCGGTCCTGGTGGTCTCCTTCGCCTCCCGCTTCCGCCGCGCCTTCGAATTGCGTGCTGTCACAGTCACCTTCGATGAGAAGGCGGCCGCAATGATCGACTCGCTGGCCGCGCGCGGTGAGGTCCGCATCGTCACCCACGAGATCGACAAGCGCGAGCCCGAGGAGTACGCGGAGAAGGAAGCCGATCAGCGCCGGGAAAGCCATATCCCCGAGGAGGAGCCGATCCTGTTCCTCGAGGTGATCGTCAAGGACCCTTCGGAATTCAGCACCGAACTACTCGTCACCGATGTGGAGATCGACAAGTACCACATCCTCTCGGTCGAGGCCGCCGCCGTTCCGAACTGCATCGCGGCCATCCTGCTGGCCATTCGCGATCGCACCGGCGCACCGCCGCACGTCTATTTCGAATGGACCGAAGGCAATCCGCTCATGAACCTGCTCCGCTTCATGTTCTTCGGTGAAGGCGAAGTTGCCCCGGTGACCCGCGAAATCCTGCGCCGCGCCGTGCCCCGCCGCTCCCAGCGCCCGCACGTGCACGTGGACAGCTGA
- a CDS encoding DUF6374 family protein, translated as MPELSRRDWATMNLEQVRRQLLDAAAFGKYMTPEQLENAAGKIGEGLRIFREETNQPR; from the coding sequence ATGCCGGAACTGTCTCGCCGCGACTGGGCGACGATGAACCTCGAGCAGGTGCGGCGCCAACTGCTCGACGCCGCCGCCTTCGGGAAGTACATGACCCCCGAACAGCTCGAGAACGCCGCGGGCAAAATCGGTGAGGGCCTGCGCATCTTCCGCGAGGAGACCAACCAACCGCGCTGA
- a CDS encoding putative glycolipid-binding domain-containing protein codes for MSFAALPATAAWSHRDTRSGFEVVYFERLGDGGLRIDGCTTALDEDGTWFVEYSITVAADWHTRAARVTGRSLSGRREVVLESTGIGHWLVDGKPAQRLNGCLDVDLESSALTNALPIQRMDPPVGTRVATPAVYIRAGDLSVHRLEQQYQRTADANGHYRFEYLAPAFDFTSQLIYDEAGLVLEYPGIATRAG; via the coding sequence ATGTCGTTCGCGGCACTCCCTGCGACCGCGGCCTGGTCGCACCGGGATACACGATCGGGCTTCGAGGTCGTCTACTTCGAACGGCTCGGCGATGGCGGCCTTCGAATAGACGGCTGCACCACCGCGCTCGACGAGGACGGCACCTGGTTCGTCGAATACAGCATTACGGTCGCCGCGGATTGGCATACCCGGGCGGCGCGGGTGACCGGGCGATCGTTGTCCGGACGCCGCGAGGTCGTGCTCGAATCCACCGGGATCGGGCATTGGCTGGTGGATGGGAAACCCGCGCAACGGCTCAACGGATGTCTCGATGTGGATCTGGAGTCCTCGGCATTGACGAATGCGCTGCCGATCCAGCGGATGGATCCACCCGTCGGTACCCGGGTCGCTACGCCCGCCGTTTACATTCGCGCCGGCGACCTCTCGGTGCACCGGCTCGAACAGCAGTATCAGCGCACCGCGGACGCCAATGGTCATTACCGCTTCGAATACCTCGCTCCGGCCTTCGACTTCACCAGCCAATTGATCTACGACGAGGCCGGATTGGTGCTGGAATACCCGGGAATCGCGACTCGGGCGGGTTGA
- a CDS encoding pyridoxamine 5'-phosphate oxidase family protein has translation MEQSQITEILNRPNSQELLARDLTRLAYVATDGTPRSIPIAFAWNGSELVLCTSKNAPKLHALRKNPMVALTIDTEVHPPKILLVRGRVELDVVDGIPDEYLQINGSYEMTAEQRVEWEAEVRSLYDGMVRIVVTPTWVKLIDFEETLPSAVEELVRERAERQHA, from the coding sequence ATGGAACAGAGCCAGATCACCGAGATCCTGAACCGTCCGAACAGTCAGGAGCTGCTGGCCCGCGACCTCACCCGCCTGGCGTACGTCGCCACCGACGGCACACCGCGCAGTATCCCCATCGCATTCGCCTGGAACGGTTCGGAGCTCGTGCTGTGCACCTCCAAGAACGCACCGAAACTGCATGCGCTGCGCAAGAATCCGATGGTCGCCCTCACCATCGACACCGAGGTGCACCCGCCCAAGATCCTGCTCGTTCGCGGACGCGTCGAACTGGATGTGGTCGACGGGATCCCGGACGAGTACCTCCAGATCAACGGCAGCTATGAGATGACGGCCGAGCAGCGGGTGGAGTGGGAGGCCGAGGTGCGTTCGCTCTACGACGGCATGGTGCGCATTGTCGTCACCCCGACCTGGGTGAAGCTCATCGACTTCGAGGAGACCCTGCCGTCGGCGGTCGAGGAGCTGGTCCGGGAGCGGGCCGAACGCCAGCACGCCTGA
- a CDS encoding class I SAM-dependent methyltransferase, producing the protein MQQHPRPAQPRFSGESTFWRGEHLGDKLVQYSTGNSRRSIEAALAAAGKDLNDLRPADLMLVEDFHTMGRFATIQLADLTGITPDTEVLDAGSGIGGTARYLADRFECRVTAVDLTEDYCDTSRWLNHLVGLDDRITVHQGDVTALPLADAGYDVIFSQHVQMNIADKQRLYGEAHRVLKDGGQLAIWDITTGDLAAPDYPLPWADDPDLSHLVDSNQLRSLITESGFEIDQWNDRTEEAATTMRAILAMPPNPLGLHVFNPNFPEKLKNLTTALTDGRLRAIQCLARARRP; encoded by the coding sequence ATGCAACAGCATCCCCGACCCGCACAGCCCAGGTTCTCGGGTGAATCGACCTTCTGGCGCGGAGAACACTTGGGCGACAAGCTGGTTCAGTACTCGACCGGAAACTCCCGACGCAGTATCGAAGCAGCCCTAGCCGCAGCGGGTAAAGACCTGAACGACCTGCGACCGGCAGACCTGATGCTGGTCGAGGACTTCCACACCATGGGCCGCTTCGCCACCATCCAACTCGCCGACCTCACCGGTATCACCCCGGACACCGAAGTCCTCGACGCGGGAAGCGGAATCGGCGGCACAGCAAGGTATCTCGCCGACCGATTCGAATGCCGAGTGACCGCGGTGGACCTCACCGAGGACTACTGCGACACCTCCCGCTGGCTCAACCACCTTGTCGGACTTGATGATCGAATCACCGTCCACCAGGGCGATGTCACCGCACTCCCCCTCGCCGACGCCGGCTACGACGTCATCTTCAGCCAGCACGTGCAAATGAACATCGCCGACAAACAACGCCTCTACGGGGAGGCCCACCGCGTCCTGAAAGACGGTGGGCAGCTGGCTATCTGGGATATCACCACCGGAGACCTCGCGGCCCCCGACTACCCCCTCCCCTGGGCCGACGACCCGGACCTCAGCCATCTCGTCGACTCGAACCAATTGCGTTCCCTCATCACCGAATCCGGTTTCGAGATCGATCAGTGGAACGACCGCACCGAGGAGGCCGCCACCACCATGCGGGCCATCCTGGCCATGCCGCCCAACCCCCTCGGCCTGCACGTCTTCAACCCCAATTTCCCCGAGAAGCTGAAGAATCTCACCACCGCCCTCACCGACGGCAGACTCCGGGCCATCCAATGCCTGGCCCGGGCACGCCGACCTTGA
- a CDS encoding TetR-like C-terminal domain-containing protein: MAEVSRHARAELAAQMRRGVDAAPEPLTRLGAVGTAYVNFALSQPGLFRTAFNSHPVASAEKADAPTTLEDQEPYEILGEVLDEAQSAGLLDPNRRPGAAIAAWSAVHGLAGLLLDGPLPTTRAEVDFALAQVLELVARGLLRLPPE; encoded by the coding sequence ATGGCCGAGGTATCCCGGCATGCCCGAGCCGAGCTCGCCGCGCAAATGCGGCGCGGAGTCGACGCGGCCCCCGAGCCGCTGACCCGGCTGGGTGCGGTCGGCACGGCCTACGTCAATTTCGCGCTGTCGCAGCCCGGACTGTTCCGCACCGCATTCAATTCGCATCCGGTCGCGAGTGCCGAAAAGGCGGATGCCCCAACCACTCTCGAAGATCAAGAACCATACGAGATCCTCGGCGAGGTTTTGGACGAGGCGCAATCCGCCGGTCTGCTGGACCCGAATCGCAGGCCGGGTGCCGCGATCGCCGCCTGGTCGGCCGTGCACGGGCTGGCGGGCTTGCTGCTCGACGGCCCCTTGCCGACCACGCGGGCCGAAGTCGATTTCGCGCTCGCTCAGGTCCTCGAACTCGTGGCGCGCGGCCTATTGCGGCTACCGCCCGAATAG
- a CDS encoding TetR/AcrR family transcriptional regulator: protein MRTHGWSGAAPTDDEEAVDRILAAARRAIDRSGSDFGIAEVARDLGVTRQTVYRYFPSVEALLTATSIAQTGHFLDVLAAHLSEIRDPATAVVEGIAYTLERLPHEKYLGLLLAPGRASAFSAGVTSDTAFEFGRSMLDRYSVDWAAAGIDDLDQLVEHMLRIVQSFVIDPGRPPRSGEELRAYLTTWVAPALTSRRS from the coding sequence GTGCGCACGCATGGCTGGTCGGGGGCCGCGCCCACGGACGATGAGGAAGCCGTCGACCGGATTCTGGCCGCCGCTCGCCGCGCGATCGACCGCTCGGGCAGCGACTTCGGCATCGCCGAGGTCGCGCGCGATCTGGGGGTCACCCGGCAGACCGTCTACCGCTACTTCCCCAGTGTGGAAGCGCTTTTGACCGCGACCTCGATCGCGCAGACCGGCCACTTCCTCGATGTCCTGGCCGCACATCTGAGCGAAATCCGTGATCCGGCAACGGCTGTCGTGGAGGGGATCGCCTACACCCTGGAGCGGCTGCCCCACGAGAAATACCTCGGTCTGCTCCTGGCCCCGGGCCGCGCGAGCGCCTTCTCCGCGGGCGTAACCTCGGACACCGCTTTCGAATTCGGCCGTTCGATGCTGGACCGCTACTCCGTCGACTGGGCCGCCGCCGGAATAGACGACCTGGACCAACTCGTCGAACACATGCTGCGGATTGTGCAATCCTTCGTCATCGACCCGGGCCGCCCGCCGCGCAGTGGTGAAGAGCTACGCGCTTATCTGACGACCTGGGTGGCCCCGGCCCTCACTTCGCGCCGGTCGTGA
- a CDS encoding nitroreductase family deazaflavin-dependent oxidoreductase, whose protein sequence is MTTIPPRPKQLDSPVLPKIFKYAGRAQVWVYRRTGGRIGGKWRIGAGFRKPVPTLLLEHRGRKSGTTHTTPLLYITDGADTIIVASQGGLPKNPQWYNNLRANPDTRIQIGRDIREVHAITADPQQRARLWPHLVDAYADFDTYQAWADREIPVVILRPRNSSN, encoded by the coding sequence ATGACGACCATCCCGCCGCGCCCCAAACAACTCGACTCACCCGTCCTGCCGAAAATCTTCAAATACGCTGGCAGAGCCCAAGTCTGGGTCTACCGCCGCACCGGCGGCCGCATCGGCGGCAAATGGCGCATCGGCGCGGGTTTCCGCAAACCGGTACCCACCCTGCTGCTGGAGCACCGCGGCCGGAAATCCGGCACCACCCACACCACCCCACTGCTCTACATCACCGACGGCGCCGACACCATAATCGTCGCCTCACAGGGCGGCCTCCCCAAAAATCCCCAGTGGTACAACAACCTTCGTGCCAACCCCGACACCCGAATCCAAATCGGCCGCGACATCCGCGAAGTCCACGCGATCACCGCGGACCCACAACAACGCGCCCGCCTCTGGCCCCACCTAGTCGACGCCTACGCCGACTTCGACACCTACCAGGCGTGGGCCGACCGCGAAATCCCGGTCGTAATCCTGCGCCCGCGCAACTCCTCCAACTGA
- a CDS encoding sulfite oxidase, with protein sequence MGPRIGEVSARGRLAEPAEGISEAELALAARNHGLPLEALRYDVTPPGLHYVLTHYDIPLTDEADWQLVIDGAVRSPLTFGVPELRAFAAETHRVTMECAGNGRARLTPRPISQPWLVEAVGTADWTGVPLRVLLREAGLTPEAVDIVFTGADHGIERGIEQDYQRSLPAALALGDDPPILVAYEMNGHPLPPQHGSPIRLIVPGWYGMASVKWLHTITAITLPFNGFQQDVAYRLRQNATDRGTPVTRIAPRSLLQPPGFPDFMSRDRVVPPGPVRIEGRAWTGNPPLAQVEFSPDGGLTWSAAELAAPDPNHPWSWRRWHATWTATPGTHTLCSRATDHTGASQPIEQAWNRGGFANNATQQVIVHCVEADE encoded by the coding sequence ATGGGCCCACGTATCGGCGAAGTCAGTGCGCGCGGACGGCTCGCGGAGCCCGCGGAAGGCATCAGCGAGGCGGAACTCGCGCTCGCGGCACGTAATCACGGGCTGCCCTTGGAGGCGTTGCGCTACGACGTGACCCCGCCGGGCCTGCACTACGTGCTCACGCACTACGACATTCCGCTCACCGACGAGGCCGATTGGCAACTCGTCATCGACGGAGCGGTCCGTTCACCCCTGACCTTCGGAGTTCCGGAGCTGCGCGCCTTCGCCGCCGAAACCCATCGCGTCACCATGGAATGCGCGGGCAATGGTCGTGCCCGTCTGACACCCCGCCCCATCAGCCAACCGTGGCTGGTCGAGGCGGTCGGCACCGCGGACTGGACCGGAGTCCCGCTGCGAGTGCTTCTGCGCGAAGCCGGTCTCACCCCCGAAGCAGTCGACATCGTCTTCACCGGAGCCGACCACGGCATCGAACGCGGCATAGAACAGGACTACCAACGCAGCCTGCCCGCCGCCCTGGCGCTCGGCGACGATCCGCCGATCCTCGTGGCCTACGAAATGAACGGCCACCCCCTCCCGCCTCAACACGGCTCCCCGATCCGCCTGATCGTCCCCGGGTGGTACGGCATGGCAAGCGTGAAATGGCTCCACACCATCACCGCAATCACCCTGCCCTTCAACGGTTTCCAACAGGATGTCGCCTACCGCCTCCGTCAAAATGCCACCGACCGAGGCACCCCCGTAACCCGCATCGCCCCGAGATCCCTACTCCAACCCCCGGGCTTCCCCGACTTCATGAGCCGCGACCGGGTCGTACCTCCCGGCCCCGTCCGAATCGAAGGCCGCGCCTGGACCGGCAATCCCCCTCTCGCCCAAGTGGAATTCAGCCCGGACGGCGGCCTCACCTGGTCCGCTGCGGAACTCGCGGCCCCGGACCCCAACCACCCCTGGTCCTGGCGTCGCTGGCACGCCACGTGGACCGCCACCCCGGGCACCCACACCCTGTGCAGCCGAGCCACCGACCACACCGGCGCATCCCAGCCGATCGAACAAGCTTGGAATCGTGGCGGATTCGCCAATAACGCCACCCAGCAGGTCATCGTGCACTGCGTCGAAGCCGATGAATAA